The proteins below are encoded in one region of Haloterrigena turkmenica DSM 5511:
- a CDS encoding ornithine cyclodeaminase family protein produces the protein MTMLLLSSEEVNENAKMKDVIPAVEDAFAAYHQGTAQMPAKSYIELSQYNGDFRSMPAYLEADDWDAAGIKWVNVHPDNPEKHDFPTVMGTMIYSDPETALPLAIMDGTELTMKRTGAAAAVATDHLAVEGATTLGIIGAGIQSYSQVEAITKVRPIQEIVISDLDEERVENFVQHFGDRFEVREGTTSEAASCDVLSTVTPVRDPIVNRSDVGDQTHINAMGADAEGKQELADEILLEAKLVIDDHAQTTHSGEINVPYSEGTLTDEDIYGDLGEIVAGGKDGRTAADGITVFDSTGLAIQDVATAHVTYQAAHENGNGTEFDLLGQA, from the coding sequence ATGACTATGCTCCTGCTTTCCAGCGAGGAAGTCAACGAAAACGCGAAGATGAAAGACGTCATTCCGGCAGTGGAAGACGCCTTTGCAGCCTACCATCAAGGAACAGCACAGATGCCGGCTAAGTCATATATCGAGCTCAGTCAGTACAACGGTGACTTCCGTTCAATGCCCGCATATCTAGAAGCGGATGATTGGGACGCTGCAGGTATCAAATGGGTCAATGTCCACCCGGATAATCCGGAAAAACATGACTTCCCGACCGTGATGGGGACGATGATTTACTCTGACCCCGAAACCGCACTCCCGCTCGCGATTATGGACGGAACGGAATTAACGATGAAACGTACCGGTGCGGCAGCCGCAGTCGCGACTGATCATCTTGCTGTCGAGGGCGCTACGACGCTTGGAATCATCGGCGCGGGTATTCAATCCTATTCACAGGTCGAAGCGATCACTAAGGTACGCCCAATCCAAGAAATTGTCATCAGCGATCTCGATGAAGAACGAGTCGAGAACTTCGTCCAGCACTTCGGGGACCGATTTGAGGTCCGAGAAGGAACAACCTCGGAGGCGGCATCGTGCGACGTCCTCTCTACTGTGACACCGGTTAGAGATCCGATCGTCAATCGTTCCGATGTCGGCGACCAAACTCATATCAACGCGATGGGCGCTGATGCTGAAGGGAAGCAAGAACTCGCCGATGAAATCCTTCTCGAAGCGAAATTGGTTATTGACGACCACGCTCAGACGACCCATTCGGGGGAGATCAACGTGCCCTATTCTGAAGGCACTCTTACCGATGAGGATATCTACGGCGATCTCGGAGAAATCGTGGCAGGAGGAAAGGACGGCCGAACGGCTGCAGATGGTATCACCGTTTTCGATAGTACTGGATTAGCGATCCAAGACGTCGCTACTGCACACGTGACTTACCAAGCAGCCCATGAGAACGGAAACGGAACAGAGTTCGACCTACTCGGTCAGGCATAG
- a CDS encoding NAD-dependent succinate-semialdehyde dehydrogenase, which translates to MKSINPATEEVLATYKEDDTGTVYAQLDTAREAFESWSERSVSSRERLLANVADVLRENIDKYAKQITIEVGKPLDQAVSEIEKCVWVCNYYSQHSSEYLQNEHIGTEPGAKTYVSYEPLGAILAIMPWNYPFWQVFRFAAPHITSGNVAILKHSPNVFGCAQAIEDIFEEAGYPDGVFTSVQVSVNQVSDIIEDDRVRAVTLTGSTRAGKEVATISGRELKPTVFELGGSDPFVVLDDAPVERAAEVGATARTQNAGQSCIAAKRFIVHETVFDEFLERLTTEFKALTIGDPTDVETDVGPLAREDLLETLHDQVMTSVDAGATLHLGGEPLDQSGYFYPPTILVDVPDETPAATEELFGPVATVFKVESEREALRIANDTQYGLGASVWTTNTDRGESVAQELEAGNVFVNQLVKSDPRVPFSGVKDSGYGTELSRHGIHEFVNKKTIWIEGQGE; encoded by the coding sequence ATGAAATCCATCAATCCAGCAACTGAGGAAGTCCTCGCAACGTACAAAGAAGATGACACCGGAACGGTCTACGCTCAGCTAGATACGGCTCGGGAAGCTTTCGAATCGTGGTCTGAGAGATCGGTTTCCAGCCGAGAACGTTTATTAGCAAACGTCGCTGATGTACTGCGCGAAAACATTGATAAATATGCGAAACAGATAACCATAGAAGTAGGGAAACCGCTCGATCAGGCGGTTTCCGAGATCGAGAAATGTGTATGGGTATGTAATTACTATTCCCAGCATTCATCCGAATATCTACAGAATGAACATATCGGCACTGAACCGGGGGCGAAGACGTATGTCTCGTATGAACCACTGGGGGCTATCTTGGCAATAATGCCGTGGAACTATCCATTTTGGCAAGTATTCCGATTTGCAGCCCCCCATATTACGTCCGGTAACGTTGCTATCTTAAAGCATTCTCCGAACGTATTTGGCTGTGCACAGGCCATCGAAGACATCTTTGAAGAAGCAGGTTATCCGGACGGTGTCTTCACATCAGTCCAAGTGTCTGTAAATCAGGTTTCGGATATCATCGAAGACGATCGAGTCAGGGCAGTTACACTGACCGGCAGCACACGGGCGGGCAAGGAGGTGGCAACGATAAGTGGCCGTGAGCTCAAACCAACCGTTTTCGAACTCGGGGGGAGTGATCCCTTTGTTGTCCTAGATGATGCTCCAGTCGAACGCGCAGCCGAAGTCGGTGCGACAGCACGAACTCAGAACGCCGGTCAGTCTTGTATCGCAGCGAAACGATTTATCGTTCACGAGACGGTCTTCGATGAATTTCTCGAGCGATTAACGACGGAATTTAAAGCACTTACTATCGGCGATCCGACCGACGTGGAAACGGACGTCGGTCCCCTGGCGAGAGAAGACCTACTCGAAACACTCCACGACCAGGTGATGACGTCTGTCGACGCTGGAGCGACCTTGCATCTGGGCGGTGAACCGCTCGATCAATCGGGATACTTCTACCCGCCCACAATCTTGGTCGACGTTCCCGATGAAACGCCCGCAGCGACCGAAGAACTATTCGGACCCGTCGCTACTGTGTTCAAGGTCGAAAGCGAACGGGAAGCACTTCGAATTGCGAACGATACTCAGTACGGACTCGGTGCAAGCGTTTGGACAACGAACACGGATCGCGGCGAATCCGTTGCTCAAGAGCTCGAAGCCGGGAACGTGTTCGTAAATCAGCTCGTCAAGTCTGATCCTCGAGTCCCATTTAGCGGGGTGAAGGATTCGGGTTATGGAACAGAGCTTTCGCGACATGGGATCCACGAGTTCGTGAATAAGAAGACGATATGGATCGAAGGACAAGGTGAATAA
- a CDS encoding agmatinase family protein: MSNDYSRAREFRESHEGAEVELAYTGKQTFLKGDPRNVDDLQDIDVAVLGAPLDTAASNRPGARYGPEAVRKASTWWAYLSGYKSGLTNMNTRAQVDYDDLKIADCGDIPVFPQDQKQSADSITAHVATAAEQAFPVLIGGDHYCTYPSFCGFAEAIDADNVGLVQIDAHSDTSDGSPVFGDHFHGSSTRLIAESEYSDYEHISQIGIRGYEAPGFFEFAEETGLNLYTMRDIQAQGIRNVVTEAIQNASEDTDAVYVTFDIDSVDPSTAPGTGTPEPGGLNSHQALTIMEILGTHEAVGAADLMEVAPNYDPTQSTQTLAAYLLVTLVERQFAE, encoded by the coding sequence ATGAGTAATGACTACTCACGCGCGCGTGAATTCCGAGAAAGCCACGAGGGAGCGGAAGTTGAACTCGCATACACAGGCAAGCAGACGTTTCTCAAGGGAGATCCTCGAAACGTAGATGATCTCCAAGATATAGATGTGGCAGTGCTCGGTGCACCGCTTGATACTGCTGCAAGCAACAGACCTGGTGCCCGATACGGTCCGGAAGCAGTCCGAAAGGCTAGCACTTGGTGGGCTTACCTCTCGGGATACAAGAGCGGTCTCACAAACATGAATACTCGTGCTCAAGTCGATTATGATGACTTGAAAATTGCTGATTGTGGGGATATCCCTGTATTTCCGCAGGATCAAAAGCAATCCGCGGATAGTATCACTGCTCACGTTGCTACTGCGGCTGAGCAGGCGTTTCCAGTACTGATTGGCGGCGACCATTATTGTACCTACCCGTCCTTCTGTGGATTTGCTGAAGCTATCGACGCCGACAATGTTGGTCTGGTGCAGATTGATGCCCATAGTGACACCTCAGATGGAAGCCCAGTTTTCGGAGATCACTTTCATGGGTCGAGTACACGGTTGATTGCAGAGTCAGAGTATTCTGACTACGAGCATATCAGTCAGATAGGGATTCGAGGGTACGAAGCACCGGGATTCTTCGAGTTCGCCGAAGAAACTGGATTGAATCTTTACACTATGCGGGACATTCAAGCGCAGGGAATTCGCAACGTTGTAACAGAAGCAATACAGAACGCATCTGAAGATACAGACGCTGTCTACGTAACGTTCGACATTGATTCGGTTGATCCTAGTACCGCACCTGGAACAGGAACTCCGGAACCAGGTGGCCTGAATAGTCATCAGGCTCTTACAATTATGGAAATCCTCGGTACTCACGAGGCAGTCGGTGCTGCAGATTTGATGGAGGTTGCTCCAAATTACGATCCAACCCAGTCAACTCAGACACTCGCAGCATACCTACTTGTAACACTCGTTGAGCGACAGTTCGCTGAGTAG
- a CDS encoding aldehyde dehydrogenase family protein, translating into MSYDKFTDTIRQNHEQAIEEVTRGRQFDAWIKGSSRTSIRGERFETKDPATEKTITTVPRCQEEDVDKAVEAAKKAFNQTWGSLPVDERSEALLDWVETLRANSEELALLESLDTGKPLADAEYEVSEAINYIEYYAQIARGEQGDQLPIGDDTHAFTKHEPYGVAGLIVPWNYPLLLASWKLGPALSAGNTVVLKPAEDSPLSVTRIAQLSEDVLPPGTLNIVHGFGDEAGAPLTRHEDISKLSFTGEGQTGETIMKAAAEQITPVTLELGGKSPFIVFPDADLENAAEIAAEGIFYNTGQSCDAFSRTLVHEDIHAEFLELFRAEAEERIVGDPLAKETTTGPLASKQQFEKVREYIEIGKKEGAALVHGGESISITDSDDGWFVEPTIFDGVENDMRIAQEEIFGPVASVIQFADYNEAVSIANDIDFGLAAGVATTDLSIAHRASDDIQAGTVWVNQYADLVPGTPFGGFKRSGIGRECAKDTLREYQQTKTVNISLGQMD; encoded by the coding sequence ATGTCATACGATAAATTCACGGATACGATCCGCCAGAATCACGAGCAAGCGATAGAAGAGGTGACGCGTGGACGTCAATTCGATGCATGGATCAAGGGATCTTCCCGGACTTCGATCCGAGGTGAGAGGTTCGAAACGAAAGACCCTGCCACAGAGAAAACGATAACGACGGTACCTCGCTGTCAGGAAGAAGACGTTGATAAAGCCGTCGAGGCAGCGAAGAAAGCCTTCAATCAAACTTGGGGTTCACTACCGGTAGACGAACGATCTGAGGCCCTTCTCGATTGGGTCGAGACCCTGCGTGCGAACAGCGAGGAATTAGCGTTACTCGAGAGTCTGGATACGGGTAAGCCCCTTGCAGACGCAGAATACGAAGTGAGTGAGGCGATTAATTACATCGAATATTACGCGCAGATAGCGAGGGGAGAACAAGGAGACCAGCTCCCGATCGGAGACGATACGCACGCGTTTACGAAGCACGAACCATATGGTGTGGCTGGTCTTATCGTTCCATGGAACTATCCCCTCTTACTGGCATCGTGGAAGCTCGGTCCCGCGCTTTCCGCGGGGAATACCGTTGTTCTAAAGCCTGCGGAAGATTCGCCGCTTTCGGTGACGCGAATCGCTCAGCTCTCTGAAGATGTCCTTCCGCCGGGAACGCTCAATATCGTCCACGGCTTTGGCGATGAAGCCGGTGCTCCCCTTACACGGCACGAGGACATCTCGAAGCTCTCGTTCACGGGTGAGGGGCAAACGGGCGAAACAATAATGAAGGCCGCTGCTGAGCAGATAACGCCTGTCACACTCGAATTGGGTGGCAAATCACCCTTTATCGTTTTTCCAGACGCAGACTTAGAGAACGCGGCGGAGATCGCTGCGGAAGGAATCTTCTACAATACCGGCCAATCGTGCGATGCCTTCTCCAGGACATTAGTACATGAGGATATTCATGCTGAATTCCTGGAACTGTTCCGAGCTGAGGCAGAAGAGAGGATTGTCGGTGACCCACTTGCGAAAGAGACCACGACCGGTCCCCTCGCGTCGAAGCAGCAATTCGAAAAGGTACGGGAGTATATCGAGATAGGTAAAAAAGAAGGAGCTGCTTTAGTGCACGGGGGAGAATCCATCTCCATTACAGATAGCGATGACGGTTGGTTCGTAGAACCGACTATCTTTGACGGAGTTGAAAATGATATGAGAATTGCTCAAGAAGAGATATTCGGCCCGGTGGCTTCGGTGATTCAGTTCGCGGATTATAACGAAGCCGTTTCTATTGCAAATGACATAGACTTCGGACTAGCAGCAGGGGTTGCGACGACTGACCTCTCGATCGCTCATCGGGCTTCGGATGATATTCAAGCAGGTACAGTCTGGGTTAATCAGTATGCGGATCTGGTCCCAGGTACACCGTTCGGAGGGTTCAAGCGATCTGGGATAGGACGCGAATGCGCAAAAGATACCCTCCGAGAATATCAACAGACGAAGACGGTCAATATAAGTCTGGGACAGATGGACTGA
- a CDS encoding Lrp/AsnC family transcriptional regulator — translation MDEKDIRILMAVASEGVRSPDKIHELTDIPKSTVHYRLSQLRENGILKNDLYDLDLEKAGLSLTLISEIYAEFAEGYHESVGEKLAEIEGVNQVYFTMGDTDFIVISHVPNREMVESLVEEYEAIDEIQRTSSKFVISTVKDEPNPINDFEYETLVESITDKSESDT, via the coding sequence ATGGACGAGAAAGATATCAGAATTCTCATGGCTGTTGCATCGGAAGGGGTAAGAAGTCCAGATAAAATTCACGAACTGACAGATATCCCCAAATCGACAGTTCACTATCGACTGAGCCAACTCCGTGAAAATGGGATTTTAAAGAATGATCTTTATGATCTCGATCTCGAGAAGGCCGGACTGTCGTTGACGCTTATCAGTGAAATTTATGCAGAGTTCGCTGAAGGATACCACGAGTCCGTCGGTGAGAAACTAGCCGAGATCGAGGGTGTCAACCAGGTGTATTTCACGATGGGTGACACCGACTTCATAGTCATATCTCACGTGCCCAATCGAGAAATGGTCGAGTCTCTCGTTGAGGAATACGAGGCCATCGACGAGATACAACGAACTAGTTCGAAATTCGTTATTTCAACCGTCAAAGATGAACCGAATCCGATCAATGACTTCGAGTATGAGACGTTAGTCGAGTCCATTACGGATAAATCAGAGAGCGATACGTAA
- a CDS encoding PadR family transcriptional regulator has product MDDLTGFQRDLLYVIAGAEQPSGQDVKEEVEQYYSDAINHGRLYPNLDTVVNKELVEKGELDRRTNYYAITDEGEELIEDRREWEEQYMDF; this is encoded by the coding sequence ATGGATGACCTCACAGGATTCCAGCGTGATCTGCTGTACGTCATCGCAGGTGCAGAGCAGCCCTCAGGACAAGACGTGAAAGAGGAGGTAGAGCAGTACTATAGTGATGCAATCAACCACGGGCGTTTATATCCGAATCTGGATACGGTGGTCAACAAAGAGTTGGTTGAGAAAGGGGAACTAGACAGGAGAACCAATTACTATGCTATCACGGACGAAGGTGAGGAGCTAATTGAAGACCGCCGCGAGTGGGAAGAGCAGTATATGGATTTCTGA
- a CDS encoding aminotransferase family protein, which produces MASKKSEKISASSSSNIPHWHDPESSEFSVNEGEGAYVYDENGTEYLDFISSLYCTNAGHSNQKITDACNEQLEKIAYVSPSKSNDTRTALADKLTTVAPDSLSDVVFSVSGSEANELAVQFARKSKDASKVLTRWRSYHGSTYGAGSLTGEPGTRNAVESHAAATGAVKFLPPVAHNSPFDADSPAELAEKAADHVEYVIRNEGPESIAALLIEPVAGSSGGYPAPPGYFERLREICDKYDILLIADEVISGFGRCGEMFAMQTEGVEPDMITFAKGVTSGYIPLAGVIMNSEVGESVRDGSNIGQTFAGQPVACAAGLAAVEEYEDHLIDNVRQLAPVLEDGLHSLAADHDVITDVRGRGFLWTVVVENPETGEPIVDTVLEDDEDNPIDEVVEVAKENGLLLSTGRPAYQIMVCPPFCIDESDITEAIEVLDTAFEKVFK; this is translated from the coding sequence ATGGCTAGCAAAAAATCAGAGAAAATCTCGGCTAGCAGTTCATCGAATATCCCGCATTGGCACGACCCGGAGAGTTCCGAATTCAGTGTAAATGAAGGAGAGGGAGCATACGTGTATGATGAAAATGGGACGGAGTACCTCGACTTCATTTCGTCGCTGTACTGTACTAATGCTGGACACAGCAACCAGAAGATCACCGATGCTTGTAACGAGCAACTAGAAAAGATCGCATATGTGTCACCTTCCAAATCAAATGATACTCGGACCGCCTTAGCAGACAAGCTAACGACCGTTGCTCCCGACTCACTTTCTGATGTAGTTTTCTCTGTGTCAGGAAGTGAGGCAAATGAGCTCGCGGTACAGTTCGCTCGGAAATCGAAAGACGCGTCGAAGGTCCTCACTCGCTGGCGTTCTTATCACGGAAGCACGTACGGTGCAGGCTCGCTTACTGGTGAACCGGGAACGCGCAATGCCGTTGAATCCCATGCCGCGGCTACGGGTGCAGTGAAATTTCTTCCACCGGTAGCACACAACTCGCCGTTCGATGCCGACTCACCGGCCGAACTCGCTGAGAAAGCGGCGGATCATGTAGAATACGTCATACGTAATGAGGGCCCAGAATCTATTGCCGCATTACTCATTGAACCGGTCGCCGGGTCGAGCGGAGGCTATCCTGCGCCGCCAGGATACTTCGAGCGCCTTCGCGAGATCTGTGATAAATACGATATTCTGTTGATCGCTGATGAAGTGATCAGCGGATTCGGTCGGTGCGGTGAGATGTTCGCTATGCAAACAGAAGGCGTCGAGCCAGATATGATCACGTTTGCGAAAGGCGTGACTAGCGGGTATATTCCGCTTGCAGGAGTCATTATGAACTCCGAAGTAGGCGAAAGCGTCCGTGACGGATCGAACATCGGTCAGACATTCGCTGGTCAACCGGTAGCATGTGCGGCTGGACTTGCCGCTGTGGAAGAATACGAAGATCATCTGATTGATAATGTTCGTCAGCTCGCTCCCGTGTTAGAGGACGGACTCCATTCACTCGCGGCCGACCACGATGTCATCACGGATGTCCGAGGCCGTGGCTTCCTGTGGACCGTAGTGGTTGAAAACCCTGAAACCGGCGAACCGATCGTAGACACTGTACTCGAAGACGACGAGGATAACCCGATTGACGAGGTGGTCGAGGTCGCTAAGGAGAACGGACTTCTCTTAAGCACTGGCCGCCCGGCGTACCAGATTATGGTCTGTCCGCCGTTCTGTATCGATGAGTCAGATATCACAGAGGCAATCGAGGTCCTGGACACCGCCTTCGAAAAGGTGTTCAAATAG
- a CDS encoding aspartate aminotransferase family protein, which yields MAEQKSSSPGEEGSNESVISQYDDHLMPIWKSLNVPVKRSSGCKLEDFDGNEYLDTFSGISVTNVGHGNEAVVDAAKEQLDTFVHGCSYVHPNQPVADLAERIADITPGELQKSFFCNSGTEAVEGAIKLARKYTGSKEVISLEMGFHGRTLGSLALTGNKSYKKGMAPTINDVAHSAPPYGYRCPRCDGDRCDADCANELERVIGSHTSGDLAAVIIEPVMGEAGIIVPPEGWLERVREIVHEHDALLILDEVQTGYGRTGKMFATEHFDVEPDILTQAKGIANGLPLGAFTASAEIANAFESGDHLSTFGGNPVACAAALATIDELQNGIIADTAEKGEYLSDRLAKLEADFDVVGDTRGLGLMQGIEIVDPDTTGTQGVSPAPDKELASAVSDKLQERGIIMGVGGYYKNVMRFQPPLTITTDQLYRAVEEFRAALVEVTDDE from the coding sequence ATGGCTGAACAGAAATCTAGTTCGCCAGGCGAAGAAGGATCGAACGAGAGCGTTATTTCCCAATACGATGACCACCTGATGCCTATTTGGAAGTCACTCAACGTCCCAGTAAAGCGGTCGTCTGGGTGCAAACTCGAGGACTTTGACGGGAATGAATATCTCGATACGTTCTCCGGCATCTCTGTAACAAACGTTGGCCATGGAAACGAAGCCGTTGTCGATGCCGCGAAAGAACAACTCGATACGTTCGTTCACGGCTGTTCGTATGTCCATCCGAATCAGCCGGTTGCTGACCTTGCGGAACGAATCGCCGACATAACTCCGGGCGAGTTACAGAAGAGTTTCTTCTGTAATTCGGGGACTGAAGCCGTTGAGGGCGCGATTAAGCTCGCTCGGAAGTACACCGGCTCGAAAGAGGTTATCTCCCTCGAGATGGGGTTTCACGGCCGCACTCTCGGGAGCCTAGCGCTTACTGGTAATAAATCTTATAAGAAAGGAATGGCGCCGACGATCAATGACGTCGCACACAGCGCACCGCCATACGGCTACCGCTGTCCCCGCTGTGACGGCGATCGGTGTGATGCTGACTGCGCCAACGAACTCGAGCGCGTCATCGGATCGCACACTAGTGGCGATCTAGCGGCGGTCATCATTGAACCCGTTATGGGGGAAGCAGGCATTATCGTTCCGCCCGAGGGATGGTTAGAGCGTGTCCGAGAAATCGTCCACGAACACGATGCGCTGCTCATACTCGACGAGGTTCAGACCGGCTACGGGCGGACTGGGAAGATGTTCGCGACTGAGCACTTCGATGTCGAACCGGACATTCTAACGCAAGCGAAGGGGATCGCGAACGGACTTCCGCTCGGCGCGTTCACTGCTTCAGCGGAGATCGCGAATGCCTTCGAATCCGGCGACCATCTTTCGACGTTCGGTGGCAATCCTGTCGCCTGTGCTGCCGCACTGGCGACCATCGATGAACTTCAAAACGGAATTATCGCCGACACCGCTGAGAAGGGGGAGTATCTTTCGGACCGCCTCGCTAAACTCGAGGCTGACTTCGATGTCGTGGGAGATACTCGAGGGCTCGGTCTCATGCAGGGGATCGAAATCGTTGACCCAGATACGACAGGAACCCAGGGCGTTTCCCCTGCACCTGACAAGGAACTGGCGTCGGCCGTTTCTGACAAGTTACAGGAACGGGGTATTATCATGGGCGTTGGCGGATACTACAAGAACGTCATGCGTTTCCAGCCGCCACTCACTATTACCACAGATCAGCTCTACCGAGCAGTTGAAGAGTTCCGGGCCGCTCTTGTGGAGGTGACAGACGATGAGTAA
- the pdxS gene encoding pyridoxal 5'-phosphate synthase lyase subunit PdxS, whose product MTSDVEGLRQGTELVKRGFAQMQKGGVIMDVVDPDQARVAEDAGAVAVMALEAVPADIRKRGGVARMADPADVREIVEAVSIPVMGKARIGHTKEAQILEAVGVDMIDESEVLTPADDAYHIDKREFTAPFVCGARDLGEALRRINEGAAMIRTKGEAGTGDVNQAVRHQRQIKGAIRELEGMSHEEREAYAREIEAPADLVHETAEMGRLPVVNFAAGGIATPADAALMMHHECDGIFVGSGIFGAENPSAMAEAIVEATNNWDDPEALTEVSKNLGKGMKGNANTNLPEEEQIQSRGI is encoded by the coding sequence ATGACAAGTGATGTAGAGGGACTTCGTCAAGGTACTGAACTCGTTAAGCGAGGCTTTGCCCAGATGCAGAAGGGTGGCGTCATCATGGACGTTGTCGATCCCGACCAAGCCCGCGTAGCCGAAGACGCCGGTGCGGTTGCTGTCATGGCTCTTGAAGCGGTGCCAGCAGACATCCGCAAGCGCGGCGGCGTCGCCCGGATGGCCGACCCCGCTGACGTCCGAGAAATTGTCGAAGCCGTTTCCATCCCCGTGATGGGCAAGGCCCGCATCGGTCACACGAAGGAAGCTCAGATCTTAGAGGCTGTCGGCGTTGATATGATCGATGAATCTGAGGTCCTCACACCGGCTGACGATGCCTACCACATCGATAAGCGCGAGTTCACCGCACCGTTCGTCTGCGGTGCCCGCGATCTCGGTGAGGCCTTACGCCGAATCAATGAGGGTGCGGCGATGATCCGAACTAAAGGTGAAGCCGGCACCGGCGACGTCAACCAGGCCGTCCGCCATCAGCGCCAGATCAAGGGTGCGATCCGCGAACTCGAAGGCATGTCCCACGAGGAGCGTGAGGCCTATGCTCGCGAGATCGAGGCACCCGCAGATCTAGTGCACGAGACTGCCGAGATGGGCCGCTTGCCGGTCGTCAACTTCGCCGCGGGCGGCATCGCGACGCCGGCCGACGCCGCGCTCATGATGCACCACGAGTGCGACGGTATCTTCGTCGGCAGCGGCATCTTCGGTGCCGAGAATCCCTCTGCGATGGCCGAGGCGATCGTCGAAGCGACGAACAATTGGGACGATCCCGAAGCGCTCACCGAAGTCTCAAAGAACCTTGGCAAAGGGATGAAAGGAAACGCGAATACTAATCTTCCTGAGGAAGAGCAAATACAGAGTCGAGGGATCTGA
- a CDS encoding DUF7557 family protein — translation MSTSIRVSDETKAKLDRLKRDDESFDELLKRLASDEEPITVGAWDSDTADRARDAIDRSRESFER, via the coding sequence ATGAGTACGTCCATCCGCGTCTCGGACGAGACGAAAGCGAAACTCGATCGTCTCAAGCGCGACGACGAGAGTTTCGATGAACTACTCAAGCGACTGGCAAGCGACGAGGAGCCAATCACTGTCGGTGCATGGGATTCGGACACCGCTGATCGGGCCCGTGATGCCATCGATCGATCCCGTGAGAGCTTCGAGCGATGA